The following proteins are co-located in the Choloepus didactylus isolate mChoDid1 chromosome 11 unlocalized genomic scaffold, mChoDid1.pri SUPER_11_unloc6, whole genome shotgun sequence genome:
- the LOC119524741 gene encoding zinc finger protein 596-like isoform X1 translates to MKPSSISQPHSLFNFYFSHNGSARVRQMSAELLAMQPLESLAFKDVAVDFPQEEWALLNKSQKKLFRDVMAEIISHLVSVGFQVCKSDVLSQLVQGEELWREGIVFLQNQSSGRENGLKKQEMMTIQSIHRKEASIIMSLKSHTPKNLYKCKDLLEEFTNRSAISQHVLIQKEKKPYFSRLLRNALSDWSSFSQCKQVHIRHKLYEYPVSGKAFIQTSSLRQYNGSAIGEKPFECPQCGDVFCDPSYLRQHERNHTGEKQYPCHQCGKAFTDCSNHRRHERIHTARKVFQCHLCGKAYLHQSTLRLHVRTHTGEKPYQCHLCGKTYTQCSNLRRHERTHNRKKPDECNLCRKAFNTCPHLRDHERIHIGEKPFVCHLCGKAYTHCSNLRRHEVSHSGKKSYECHLCGKAFVKHSLLKSHKRTHHDKKPYECQVCGKAFTHCSYLRQHEVTHTGEKPYQCLLCGKVYGHCSNLRRHERTHNGE, encoded by the exons TTTGTTCAACTTCTACTTTTCTCATAATGGAAGTGCAAGGGTAAGGCAGATGTCAGCTGAACTATTGGCAATGCAACCACTG GAGTCGTTGGCCTTTAAAGATGTAGCTGTAGACTTTCCCCAAGAAGAATGGGCTCTCCTGAACAAATCACAGAAAAAGCTCTTCAGAGATGTGATGGCAGAGATCATCAGTCATCTGGTTTCAGTGG GATTTCAGGTCTGCAAATCAGATGTGCTTTCTCAGTTGGTGCAAGGAGAGGAATTGTGGAGAGAAGGAATAGTATTTCTCCAAAACCAGAGTTCAG GTAGGGAAAATGGccttaaaaaacaagaaatgatgacTATACAAAGTATCCACAGGAAAGAAGCATCTATCATCATGTCATTG AAATCTCACACTCCAAAGAATCTCTATAAATGTAAAGATTTGCTAGAAGAATTCACAAACAGATCTGCCATTTCTCAACATGTGTtaattcagaaggaaaagaaaccctATTTCAGCAGACTACTTAGAAATGCCCTCAGTGACTGGTCATCTTTTTCTCAATGTAAGCAAGTTCACATCAGACATAAATTATACGAATATCCTGTAAGTGGTAAAGCCTTTATTCAAACCTCCAGCCTTAGACAATACAATGGATCTGCTATTGGAGAGAAACCCTTTGAATGTCCTCAATGTGGGGATGTCTTCTGTGATCCTTCttaccttaggcaacatgagagaaatCACACCGGGGAGAAACAATATCCGTGTCatcaatgtgggaaagccttcactgaTTGTTCTAACCATAGACgtcatgagagaattcacactgcGAGGAAAGTGTTTCAGTGTCATCTTTGTGGGAAAGCCTACCTTCATCAATCTACCCTTAGGCTACATgtgagaacacacactggagagaaaccgtaTCAGTGTCATTTATGTGGGAAAACCTACACTCAGTGTTCTAACCTTAGGCGACACGAGAGGACTCACAACAGGAAAAAACCCGATGAATGTAATTTATGTAGGAAAGCCTTCAATACATGTCCTCACCTTAGAGaccatgagagaattcacattGGTGAGAAACCTTTTGTAtgccatctgtgtgggaaagcctacACTCATTGTTCTAACCTTAGGCGACATGAGGTGAGTCACAGTGGAAAGAAAtcctatgaatgccatctatgtgggaaagcctttgtgAAACATTCTCTCCTTAAATCACATAAGAGAACTCACCATGAtaagaaaccttatgaatgtcaggtgtgtgggaaagcctttactcATTGTTCttaccttaggcaacatgaagtaactcacactggtgagaaaccaTATCAGTGCCTTCTATGTGGGAAAGTCTATGGTCATTGTTCCAACCTTAGGCGACACGAGAGAACTCACAATGGAGAGTAA
- the LOC119524741 gene encoding zinc finger protein 596-like isoform X2 gives MEKLQTELSLFNFYFSHNGSARVRQMSAELLAMQPLESLAFKDVAVDFPQEEWALLNKSQKKLFRDVMAEIISHLVSVGFQVCKSDVLSQLVQGEELWREGIVFLQNQSSGRENGLKKQEMMTIQSIHRKEASIIMSLKSHTPKNLYKCKDLLEEFTNRSAISQHVLIQKEKKPYFSRLLRNALSDWSSFSQCKQVHIRHKLYEYPVSGKAFIQTSSLRQYNGSAIGEKPFECPQCGDVFCDPSYLRQHERNHTGEKQYPCHQCGKAFTDCSNHRRHERIHTARKVFQCHLCGKAYLHQSTLRLHVRTHTGEKPYQCHLCGKTYTQCSNLRRHERTHNRKKPDECNLCRKAFNTCPHLRDHERIHIGEKPFVCHLCGKAYTHCSNLRRHEVSHSGKKSYECHLCGKAFVKHSLLKSHKRTHHDKKPYECQVCGKAFTHCSYLRQHEVTHTGEKPYQCLLCGKVYGHCSNLRRHERTHNGE, from the exons TTTGTTCAACTTCTACTTTTCTCATAATGGAAGTGCAAGGGTAAGGCAGATGTCAGCTGAACTATTGGCAATGCAACCACTG GAGTCGTTGGCCTTTAAAGATGTAGCTGTAGACTTTCCCCAAGAAGAATGGGCTCTCCTGAACAAATCACAGAAAAAGCTCTTCAGAGATGTGATGGCAGAGATCATCAGTCATCTGGTTTCAGTGG GATTTCAGGTCTGCAAATCAGATGTGCTTTCTCAGTTGGTGCAAGGAGAGGAATTGTGGAGAGAAGGAATAGTATTTCTCCAAAACCAGAGTTCAG GTAGGGAAAATGGccttaaaaaacaagaaatgatgacTATACAAAGTATCCACAGGAAAGAAGCATCTATCATCATGTCATTG AAATCTCACACTCCAAAGAATCTCTATAAATGTAAAGATTTGCTAGAAGAATTCACAAACAGATCTGCCATTTCTCAACATGTGTtaattcagaaggaaaagaaaccctATTTCAGCAGACTACTTAGAAATGCCCTCAGTGACTGGTCATCTTTTTCTCAATGTAAGCAAGTTCACATCAGACATAAATTATACGAATATCCTGTAAGTGGTAAAGCCTTTATTCAAACCTCCAGCCTTAGACAATACAATGGATCTGCTATTGGAGAGAAACCCTTTGAATGTCCTCAATGTGGGGATGTCTTCTGTGATCCTTCttaccttaggcaacatgagagaaatCACACCGGGGAGAAACAATATCCGTGTCatcaatgtgggaaagccttcactgaTTGTTCTAACCATAGACgtcatgagagaattcacactgcGAGGAAAGTGTTTCAGTGTCATCTTTGTGGGAAAGCCTACCTTCATCAATCTACCCTTAGGCTACATgtgagaacacacactggagagaaaccgtaTCAGTGTCATTTATGTGGGAAAACCTACACTCAGTGTTCTAACCTTAGGCGACACGAGAGGACTCACAACAGGAAAAAACCCGATGAATGTAATTTATGTAGGAAAGCCTTCAATACATGTCCTCACCTTAGAGaccatgagagaattcacattGGTGAGAAACCTTTTGTAtgccatctgtgtgggaaagcctacACTCATTGTTCTAACCTTAGGCGACATGAGGTGAGTCACAGTGGAAAGAAAtcctatgaatgccatctatgtgggaaagcctttgtgAAACATTCTCTCCTTAAATCACATAAGAGAACTCACCATGAtaagaaaccttatgaatgtcaggtgtgtgggaaagcctttactcATTGTTCttaccttaggcaacatgaagtaactcacactggtgagaaaccaTATCAGTGCCTTCTATGTGGGAAAGTCTATGGTCATTGTTCCAACCTTAGGCGACACGAGAGAACTCACAATGGAGAGTAA
- the LOC119524741 gene encoding zinc finger protein 596-like isoform X3 has protein sequence MSAELLAMQPLESLAFKDVAVDFPQEEWALLNKSQKKLFRDVMAEIISHLVSVGFQVCKSDVLSQLVQGEELWREGIVFLQNQSSGRENGLKKQEMMTIQSIHRKEASIIMSLKSHTPKNLYKCKDLLEEFTNRSAISQHVLIQKEKKPYFSRLLRNALSDWSSFSQCKQVHIRHKLYEYPVSGKAFIQTSSLRQYNGSAIGEKPFECPQCGDVFCDPSYLRQHERNHTGEKQYPCHQCGKAFTDCSNHRRHERIHTARKVFQCHLCGKAYLHQSTLRLHVRTHTGEKPYQCHLCGKTYTQCSNLRRHERTHNRKKPDECNLCRKAFNTCPHLRDHERIHIGEKPFVCHLCGKAYTHCSNLRRHEVSHSGKKSYECHLCGKAFVKHSLLKSHKRTHHDKKPYECQVCGKAFTHCSYLRQHEVTHTGEKPYQCLLCGKVYGHCSNLRRHERTHNGE, from the exons ATGTCAGCTGAACTATTGGCAATGCAACCACTG GAGTCGTTGGCCTTTAAAGATGTAGCTGTAGACTTTCCCCAAGAAGAATGGGCTCTCCTGAACAAATCACAGAAAAAGCTCTTCAGAGATGTGATGGCAGAGATCATCAGTCATCTGGTTTCAGTGG GATTTCAGGTCTGCAAATCAGATGTGCTTTCTCAGTTGGTGCAAGGAGAGGAATTGTGGAGAGAAGGAATAGTATTTCTCCAAAACCAGAGTTCAG GTAGGGAAAATGGccttaaaaaacaagaaatgatgacTATACAAAGTATCCACAGGAAAGAAGCATCTATCATCATGTCATTG AAATCTCACACTCCAAAGAATCTCTATAAATGTAAAGATTTGCTAGAAGAATTCACAAACAGATCTGCCATTTCTCAACATGTGTtaattcagaaggaaaagaaaccctATTTCAGCAGACTACTTAGAAATGCCCTCAGTGACTGGTCATCTTTTTCTCAATGTAAGCAAGTTCACATCAGACATAAATTATACGAATATCCTGTAAGTGGTAAAGCCTTTATTCAAACCTCCAGCCTTAGACAATACAATGGATCTGCTATTGGAGAGAAACCCTTTGAATGTCCTCAATGTGGGGATGTCTTCTGTGATCCTTCttaccttaggcaacatgagagaaatCACACCGGGGAGAAACAATATCCGTGTCatcaatgtgggaaagccttcactgaTTGTTCTAACCATAGACgtcatgagagaattcacactgcGAGGAAAGTGTTTCAGTGTCATCTTTGTGGGAAAGCCTACCTTCATCAATCTACCCTTAGGCTACATgtgagaacacacactggagagaaaccgtaTCAGTGTCATTTATGTGGGAAAACCTACACTCAGTGTTCTAACCTTAGGCGACACGAGAGGACTCACAACAGGAAAAAACCCGATGAATGTAATTTATGTAGGAAAGCCTTCAATACATGTCCTCACCTTAGAGaccatgagagaattcacattGGTGAGAAACCTTTTGTAtgccatctgtgtgggaaagcctacACTCATTGTTCTAACCTTAGGCGACATGAGGTGAGTCACAGTGGAAAGAAAtcctatgaatgccatctatgtgggaaagcctttgtgAAACATTCTCTCCTTAAATCACATAAGAGAACTCACCATGAtaagaaaccttatgaatgtcaggtgtgtgggaaagcctttactcATTGTTCttaccttaggcaacatgaagtaactcacactggtgagaaaccaTATCAGTGCCTTCTATGTGGGAAAGTCTATGGTCATTGTTCCAACCTTAGGCGACACGAGAGAACTCACAATGGAGAGTAA